The following proteins come from a genomic window of Methylorubrum populi:
- a CDS encoding 3'-5' exonuclease, giving the protein MNETVVVFDLETVPDLAAVARVHGLDPADEDAARGKLGTAFPKLIFHRIVCIGALVAERVDGAWKVRALGAPHIGERSEPTLIADFAARIERLRPRLVSFNGHNFDLPTIRYRAMIHGIAAPGLTCRPYYRRYDESALDLCDVLANHDARARIGLDALCRAMGLPGKPEGMDGSAVADLVAQGRLDEVAAYCQADVTATYRIFLAHEHLRGALSPDEFARSSEDLATFLARTASATPEVPAIAAGDGRTSGSAL; this is encoded by the coding sequence ATGAACGAGACCGTCGTCGTCTTCGACCTGGAGACGGTTCCCGATCTCGCGGCGGTCGCCCGGGTGCACGGGCTCGATCCTGCCGACGAGGACGCGGCTCGGGGCAAGCTCGGCACGGCCTTCCCCAAACTGATCTTCCACCGCATCGTCTGCATCGGCGCCCTCGTCGCCGAGCGGGTGGACGGGGCGTGGAAGGTCCGGGCCCTCGGCGCTCCCCACATCGGCGAGCGCTCCGAGCCGACGCTGATCGCCGACTTCGCCGCGCGGATCGAGCGCCTGCGGCCGCGGCTGGTGAGCTTCAATGGTCACAACTTCGATCTGCCGACGATCCGCTATCGCGCGATGATCCACGGCATCGCCGCTCCGGGCCTGACCTGCCGCCCGTATTACCGGCGCTACGACGAGTCCGCCCTCGACCTCTGCGACGTTCTCGCGAACCACGATGCCCGGGCGCGGATCGGCCTCGACGCCCTGTGCCGGGCGATGGGCCTGCCCGGCAAGCCCGAGGGCATGGACGGAAGCGCCGTCGCCGACCTCGTCGCACAGGGCCGGCTCGATGAGGTCGCGGCGTACTGCCAGGCCGACGTCACCGCGACCTATCGGATCTTCCTCGCCCACGAGCATCTGCGCGGCGCTCTCTCACCGGATGAGTTTGCACGGAGCAGCGAGGATCTCGCCACGTTCCTCGCCCGCACGGCAAGCGCGACTCCTGAGGTTCCTGCGATCGCCGCTGGCGATGGTCGAACCTCAGGTTCTGCGCTCTGA
- a CDS encoding cob(I)yrinic acid a,c-diamide adenosyltransferase → MVKINRVTTRTGDDGRTALGDGARLPKFHIRVAANGSIDEANSFIGLARLDVSEAAADIFGQIQNDLFDIGADLCRPERGGLKVEPTRFTDERVAWIEATIERHNAGLPALDSFVLPGGTRAAAALHVARSVVRRAEREIVEVAFQEPITPAIIRYINRLSDLLFVLARIENRREGAGEIWQPAPHRGGGDRSG, encoded by the coding sequence ATGGTCAAGATCAATCGGGTCACCACCCGCACGGGCGACGACGGTCGCACCGCGCTCGGCGACGGGGCGCGGCTGCCGAAGTTTCATATCAGGGTCGCCGCCAACGGATCGATCGACGAAGCCAACTCCTTCATCGGGCTCGCACGGCTGGATGTGAGCGAGGCAGCAGCCGACATCTTCGGCCAGATCCAGAACGACCTGTTCGACATCGGCGCGGACCTGTGCCGGCCGGAGCGCGGGGGCCTGAAGGTCGAACCGACGAGGTTCACCGACGAGCGGGTCGCCTGGATCGAGGCGACGATCGAACGTCACAATGCGGGGCTGCCCGCTCTGGACTCCTTCGTGCTGCCCGGCGGAACGCGCGCCGCGGCGGCGCTGCATGTCGCCCGCTCCGTCGTACGCCGGGCCGAGCGGGAGATCGTCGAGGTGGCGTTCCAGGAACCGATCACGCCGGCGATCATCCGATACATCAACCGGCTCTCCGACCTGCTCTTCGTGCTGGCGAGGATCGAGAACCGGCGCGAGGGGGCCGGCGAGATCTGGCAACCGGCGCCTCATCGAGGTGGCGGAGATCGCAGCGGATAG
- a CDS encoding phosphate-starvation-inducible PsiE family protein, whose translation MAWPSLTLYQRFEEVVALVLTALIALVVVAAMINLCHRIGALLIFGLLDPAEHSVFQAVFGMIFTVLIALEFNHTILGVLQRRDSIVQVRTVVLIALLALARKFIVLDATKVEPLTILGLAAAVLALGAVYWLVRDQDRKERGEAETGIGAGLSCQARRQAAS comes from the coding sequence ATGGCCTGGCCGAGCCTGACGCTCTACCAGCGGTTCGAGGAGGTGGTGGCCCTCGTGCTCACGGCGCTGATCGCCCTCGTCGTCGTCGCGGCGATGATCAATCTGTGCCACCGGATCGGGGCGCTTCTGATCTTCGGGCTGCTCGATCCGGCGGAGCACAGCGTGTTCCAGGCAGTGTTCGGCATGATCTTCACCGTGCTGATCGCGCTGGAGTTCAACCACACGATCCTTGGCGTGCTGCAACGGCGCGACAGCATCGTGCAGGTGCGGACGGTGGTGCTGATCGCCCTGCTGGCGCTCGCGCGCAAGTTCATCGTCCTCGACGCGACGAAGGTCGAGCCGCTGACCATCCTCGGCCTCGCCGCGGCGGTGCTCGCGCTGGGCGCCGTCTACTGGCTCGTGCGCGATCAGGACCGCAAGGAACGGGGGGAGGCGGAGACCGGGATAGGGGCGGGGCTGAGCTGTCAGGCGCGACGGCAAGCAGCCTCCTGA
- a CDS encoding Hsp20 family protein: MRTIDFAPLYRSTVGFDRLFDMMDQANRAESPANWPPYDIEKVAEDGYRITLAVAGFAQDEIELTQNGNALLISGQRKDAEAARQFLHHGIAARQFRQSFSLADHVRVTGARLENGLLTVDLVREVPEALKPRRIAIGGRQDASGQDNAPAQVAHQAAA; this comes from the coding sequence ATGAGGACGATCGACTTTGCGCCTCTCTACCGCTCGACGGTCGGCTTCGACCGGCTGTTCGACATGATGGACCAGGCCAACCGCGCCGAGAGCCCGGCGAACTGGCCACCCTACGACATCGAGAAGGTCGCCGAGGACGGCTACCGCATCACGCTCGCCGTCGCCGGCTTCGCGCAGGACGAGATCGAGCTCACCCAGAACGGGAATGCCCTGCTGATCTCCGGCCAGCGCAAGGACGCCGAGGCGGCCCGGCAGTTCCTGCACCATGGGATCGCCGCCCGGCAGTTCCGGCAGAGCTTCAGCCTCGCCGACCACGTCAGGGTGACGGGCGCGCGCCTGGAGAACGGCCTGCTCACCGTCGACCTCGTGCGCGAGGTGCCGGAGGCGCTCAAGCCTCGCCGCATCGCCATCGGCGGCCGGCAGGATGCGTCCGGCCAGGACAACGCGCCCGCGCAGGTCGCCCACCAGGCCGCCGCCTGA
- the hemN gene encoding oxygen-independent coproporphyrinogen III oxidase, with amino-acid sequence MREEWKARYGDERLPRYTSYPASPHFTGSIDPATYAGWLRAIPAEAAASLYLHVPFCRSMCWYCGCHTHITQHDAPIEEYLAALRREVDVVARHLEHRLSVHHLHFGGGTPTIMAPEAFRALIALLRDRFAVDPDAEIAVEIDPRTLAPAMLRALGEAGVTRASLGVQSFDPVVQEAIRRRQDYAVTETAIRGLRAAGLRGINLDLIYGLPHQSVASCLETVRQCLALEPDRLAVFGYAHVPSFKKHQRRIDEAMLPDGAARREQADAIAEELMRAGYRRIGLDHFARLDDPMAVAHRKGELRRNFQGYTTDSSEVLIGFGASAIGRLPQGYVQNEPVLRAYAERVGRGELATLKGYALTPDDRLRAALIERIMCDFVVDVGAVSRSHGHDPETLLASLPRLCLLEEHGLVRLEGSTLSIPEEARSFVRNVAALFDAHLGTSPAEHSRAA; translated from the coding sequence ATGCGGGAAGAATGGAAGGCTCGCTACGGAGACGAGCGGCTGCCCCGCTACACCAGCTATCCGGCCAGCCCGCACTTCACCGGTTCCATCGACCCTGCGACCTATGCCGGATGGCTGCGCGCGATCCCGGCGGAGGCGGCGGCGTCCCTTTACCTGCACGTTCCGTTCTGCCGCTCGATGTGCTGGTACTGCGGTTGCCACACGCACATCACCCAGCACGATGCACCGATCGAGGAGTATCTCGCGGCGCTCAGGCGCGAGGTGGACGTGGTGGCGCGGCACCTCGAACATCGGCTGTCGGTGCATCACCTTCATTTCGGTGGCGGCACGCCCACCATCATGGCGCCCGAAGCCTTCCGTGCTCTCATCGCGCTTCTGCGTGATCGCTTCGCCGTCGATCCGGACGCTGAGATCGCGGTCGAGATCGATCCGCGCACGCTCGCGCCCGCGATGCTGCGCGCGCTCGGCGAGGCCGGTGTCACGCGGGCGAGCCTCGGTGTTCAGAGCTTCGACCCGGTCGTACAGGAGGCGATCCGCCGCCGTCAGGACTACGCCGTCACCGAAACCGCCATTCGCGGGCTGAGAGCGGCCGGCCTGCGCGGGATCAATCTCGATCTGATCTACGGCCTGCCGCATCAGAGCGTGGCGTCCTGCCTCGAGACGGTGCGACAATGCCTGGCGCTGGAGCCCGACCGCCTCGCCGTGTTCGGTTACGCGCACGTCCCCAGCTTCAAGAAGCATCAGCGCCGGATCGACGAGGCGATGCTGCCCGACGGGGCCGCCCGGCGGGAGCAGGCGGACGCGATCGCCGAAGAGCTGATGCGGGCCGGCTATCGGCGGATCGGTCTCGATCACTTTGCCCGGCTGGACGACCCGATGGCGGTCGCGCATCGGAAAGGCGAACTTCGCCGCAACTTCCAGGGCTACACCACGGATTCCAGCGAGGTTCTGATCGGCTTCGGCGCCTCGGCCATCGGCCGGCTTCCGCAGGGCTACGTGCAGAACGAGCCGGTGCTGCGCGCCTACGCCGAGCGCGTCGGCCGGGGCGAACTCGCCACGCTCAAGGGCTATGCCCTGACGCCGGACGACCGATTGCGAGCGGCGCTGATCGAACGGATCATGTGCGATTTCGTCGTCGATGTCGGTGCAGTCTCCCGGTCCCACGGTCACGACCCAGAGACCCTGCTGGCCTCCCTTCCACGATTGTGCCTCCTTGAGGAGCACGGTCTGGTCAGGCTTGAGGGCAGCACGCTGAGCATCCCGGAGGAGGCGAGATCCTTCGTCCGCAACGTCGCGGCTCTCTTCGACGCGCATCTCGGCACATCCCCTGCCGAGCACAGTCGCGCCGCCTGA